Proteins from a single region of Symphalangus syndactylus isolate Jambi chromosome 12, NHGRI_mSymSyn1-v2.1_pri, whole genome shotgun sequence:
- the RHBDL2 gene encoding rhomboid-related protein 2 isoform X1: MQLGKRHKLTTKSVCHGKGVVISVLALPGPSWVRRRREGKALESGGCARQPREEPQPEDLGPPAVPWDSCPSGEEGGPRTMAAVHDLEMESMNLNMGRETKEELEEEEKMREDGGGKDRAKSKKVHRVVSKWMLPEKSRGTYLERANCFPPPVFIISISLAELAVFIYYAVWKPQKQWITLDTGILESPFIYSPEKREEAWRFISYMLVHAGVQHILGNLCMQLVLGIPLEMVHKGLRVGLVYLAGVIAGSLASSIFDPLRYLVGASGGVYALMGGYFMNVLVNFQEMIPAFGIFRLLIIILIIVLDMGFALYRRFFVPEDGSPVSFAAHIAGGFAGMSIGYTVFSCFDKALLKDPRFWIAIAAYLACVLFAVFFNIFLSPAN; this comes from the exons GGTGAGGCGAAGAAGGGAAG GAAAGGCCTTGGAAAGCGGTGGTTGCGCCAGACAGCCCAGGGAAGAGCCGCAGCCTGAGGACCTAGGGCCACCTGCTGTTCCCTGGGATTCATGTCcttctggggaggagggaggacccAGGACAATGGCTGCTGTTCATGATCTGGAGATGGAGAGCATGAATCTGAATATGGGGAGAGAGACGAAAGAAGagctggaggaagaggagaaaatgagagaggaTGGGGGAGGTAAAGATCGTGCCAAGAGTAAAAAGGTCCACAGGGTCGTCTCAAAATGGATGCTGCCTGAAAAGTCCCGAGGAACATACTTGGAGAGAGCTAACTGCTTCCCGCCCCCCGTGTTCATCATCTCCATCAGCCTGGCCGAG CTGGCAGTGTTTATTTACTATGCTGTGTGGAAGCCTCAGAAACAGTGGATCACCTTGGACACAGGCATCTTGGAGAGTCCCTTTATCTACAGTCctgagaagagggaggaagcCTGGAGGTTTATCTCATACATGCTGGTACATGCTGG AGTTCAGCACATCTTGGGGAATCTTTGTATGCAGCTTGTTTTGGGTATTCCCTTGGAAATGGTCCACAAAGGCCTCCGTGTGGGGCTGGTGTACCTGGCAGGAGTGATTGCAG ggTCCCTTGCCAGCTCCATCTTTGACCCACTCAGATATCTTGTGGGAGCTTCAGGAGGAGTCTATGCTCTGATGGGAGGTTATTTTATGAATGTTCTGGTG aattttcaagaAATGATTCCTGCCTTTGGAATTTTCAGACTGCTGATCATCATCCTGATAA TTGTGCTGGACATGGGATTTGCTCTCTATAGAAGGTTCTTTGTTCCTGAAGATGGGTCTCCG GTGTCTTTTGCAGCTCACATTGCAGGTGGATTTGCTGGAATGTCCATTGGCTACACGGTGTTTAGCTGCTTTGATAAAGCACTGCTGAAAGATCCAAGGTTTTGGATAGCAATTGCTGCTTATTTAGCTTGTGTCTTATTTGCTGTGTTTTTCAACATTTTCCTATCTCCAGCAAACTGA
- the RHBDL2 gene encoding rhomboid-related protein 2 isoform X2 — protein MTTTYMLSKNPLEVLDICRFNTCNFRKALESGGCARQPREEPQPEDLGPPAVPWDSCPSGEEGGPRTMAAVHDLEMESMNLNMGRETKEELEEEEKMREDGGGKDRAKSKKVHRVVSKWMLPEKSRGTYLERANCFPPPVFIISISLAELAVFIYYAVWKPQKQWITLDTGILESPFIYSPEKREEAWRFISYMLVHAGVQHILGNLCMQLVLGIPLEMVHKGLRVGLVYLAGVIAGSLASSIFDPLRYLVGASGGVYALMGGYFMNVLVNFQEMIPAFGIFRLLIIILIIVLDMGFALYRRFFVPEDGSPVSFAAHIAGGFAGMSIGYTVFSCFDKALLKDPRFWIAIAAYLACVLFAVFFNIFLSPAN, from the exons ATGACGACTACGTACATGTTGTCAAAGAATCCACTAGAAGTCCTTGACATTTGCAGATTCAACACTTGcaatttca GAAAGGCCTTGGAAAGCGGTGGTTGCGCCAGACAGCCCAGGGAAGAGCCGCAGCCTGAGGACCTAGGGCCACCTGCTGTTCCCTGGGATTCATGTCcttctggggaggagggaggacccAGGACAATGGCTGCTGTTCATGATCTGGAGATGGAGAGCATGAATCTGAATATGGGGAGAGAGACGAAAGAAGagctggaggaagaggagaaaatgagagaggaTGGGGGAGGTAAAGATCGTGCCAAGAGTAAAAAGGTCCACAGGGTCGTCTCAAAATGGATGCTGCCTGAAAAGTCCCGAGGAACATACTTGGAGAGAGCTAACTGCTTCCCGCCCCCCGTGTTCATCATCTCCATCAGCCTGGCCGAG CTGGCAGTGTTTATTTACTATGCTGTGTGGAAGCCTCAGAAACAGTGGATCACCTTGGACACAGGCATCTTGGAGAGTCCCTTTATCTACAGTCctgagaagagggaggaagcCTGGAGGTTTATCTCATACATGCTGGTACATGCTGG AGTTCAGCACATCTTGGGGAATCTTTGTATGCAGCTTGTTTTGGGTATTCCCTTGGAAATGGTCCACAAAGGCCTCCGTGTGGGGCTGGTGTACCTGGCAGGAGTGATTGCAG ggTCCCTTGCCAGCTCCATCTTTGACCCACTCAGATATCTTGTGGGAGCTTCAGGAGGAGTCTATGCTCTGATGGGAGGTTATTTTATGAATGTTCTGGTG aattttcaagaAATGATTCCTGCCTTTGGAATTTTCAGACTGCTGATCATCATCCTGATAA TTGTGCTGGACATGGGATTTGCTCTCTATAGAAGGTTCTTTGTTCCTGAAGATGGGTCTCCG GTGTCTTTTGCAGCTCACATTGCAGGTGGATTTGCTGGAATGTCCATTGGCTACACGGTGTTTAGCTGCTTTGATAAAGCACTGCTGAAAGATCCAAGGTTTTGGATAGCAATTGCTGCTTATTTAGCTTGTGTCTTATTTGCTGTGTTTTTCAACATTTTCCTATCTCCAGCAAACTGA